One Desulforhopalus sp. DNA segment encodes these proteins:
- a CDS encoding glucosamine 6-phosphate synthetase — protein sequence MCGQVGIIFGRKRRRPDERDYLCELFIRMLLHSEERGPHASGLAWLKTDGSHRIFKRPMRAHELVYEKPFQELLGQVDNDTTILMGHTRWRTRGNEFNNRNNHPIRAGIVIGTHNGTIYNADYLFRRLRLPRYAEVDSELIFRLADRFAPEGPIDQEGLKKALALCRGQMSAVLTSRLDPGTITVLKGNKPLCLRIHRQHRVVLYASDDAFIDFAVVNEKGWRELEVPPMTMLTIRHEDVRAIENSEFRFIPQERKGTLPEGVNA from the coding sequence ACCTGTGCGAGCTCTTCATCCGCATGCTGCTGCACAGCGAGGAGCGCGGCCCGCACGCCTCCGGTCTCGCCTGGCTCAAGACAGACGGCAGCCACCGCATCTTCAAGCGGCCGATGCGGGCGCACGAGCTGGTCTACGAGAAGCCGTTCCAGGAGCTGCTCGGACAGGTCGACAACGATACCACCATCCTCATGGGACATACCCGCTGGCGCACCCGGGGCAACGAGTTCAACAACCGCAACAACCATCCCATCCGGGCCGGGATCGTCATCGGCACTCACAACGGCACCATCTACAACGCCGATTATCTGTTCCGCCGCCTTAGGCTGCCGCGCTACGCAGAGGTGGACAGCGAGCTGATCTTCCGTCTGGCCGACCGCTTCGCGCCAGAAGGCCCCATCGACCAGGAGGGGCTGAAGAAGGCGCTTGCCCTCTGTCGCGGCCAAATGAGCGCCGTGCTGACCTCACGCCTCGACCCCGGCACCATCACCGTGCTCAAGGGCAACAAGCCACTCTGCCTGCGCATCCACCGCCAGCACCGGGTGGTGCTCTACGCCTCGGACGACGCCTTTATTGACTTTGCCGTGGTCAACGAGAAGGGCTGGCGCGAGCTGGAGGTTCCGCCCATGACCATGCTCACCATCCGCCACGAGGATGTGCGGGCTATCGAAAACAGCGAATTCCGCTTCATACCCCAGGAGCGCAAAGGGACACTGCCCGAAGGAGTGAATGCATGA
- a CDS encoding gamma-glutamylcyclotransferase codes for MNIGDTAKLNTNPEDSPETILRLFVYGTLKRGYWNHQRFCAQARSIEPAVVWGRLYHLHAGFPALEVPEGLILSQGTADPLADARRQEDIGTPRFGRPTGDWDLIHGELVTFTDPQRNLPPIDRLEGFRPGGQSMYQRVMVPAARGSIACAVWTYTMYAPQNGERITNDNQAVFWKSRLYSAQNA; via the coding sequence ATGAACATTGGAGACACCGCGAAGCTGAACACAAACCCGGAAGACAGTCCCGAGACCATCCTCCGACTCTTCGTCTACGGCACCCTGAAACGGGGCTACTGGAACCATCAACGCTTCTGCGCCCAGGCCCGCAGCATCGAACCAGCCGTGGTCTGGGGCAGGCTCTACCATCTCCACGCCGGGTTCCCGGCCCTCGAGGTGCCGGAAGGGCTGATCCTGTCTCAGGGCACCGCCGATCCACTGGCCGACGCCCGCAGGCAGGAGGATATCGGCACACCACGCTTCGGCCGACCGACCGGCGATTGGGATCTGATCCATGGGGAACTGGTGACCTTCACCGACCCGCAACGCAACCTGCCGCCTATCGACCGGCTGGAAGGCTTCCGGCCCGGCGGCCAGAGCATGTACCAGCGGGTGATGGTGCCTGCAGCCAGGGGCTCAATCGCCTGTGCTGTATGGACTTACACCATGTATGCGCCTCAGAACGGCGAACGTATCACCAACGACAATCAGGCCGTTTTTTGGAAAAGTCGTCTCTATTCGGCACAAAACGCTTGA
- a CDS encoding helix-turn-helix domain-containing protein, whose translation MDERWLTVDDICKYLNVSNETVYKWIEQRAMPGHRVGRRWMFKQDEVDEWVRSGGAADKSDKPDTEQ comes from the coding sequence ATGGATGAGAGATGGCTGACGGTCGATGACATTTGCAAATACCTGAATGTAAGCAACGAGACGGTCTACAAGTGGATCGAACAACGGGCTATGCCCGGTCATCGCGTCGGCCGTCGCTGGATGTTCAAACAAGACGAAGTGGACGAATGGGTCCGCTCCGGCGGTGCGGCTGACAAATCCGATAAGCCGGACACCGAGCAATAA
- the brxF gene encoding BREX-3 system P-loop-containing protein BrxF → MAEPIHDKIKRSLQAAEGLYHRLVLLVGETGSGKTGVLRDIAEEFGSSVVNVNLALSGELLELTAKQRSLRLPGILDQIADQAQAPVVLDNLEILFDKDLQQDPLRLLQSISRNRAVVASWNGIMNSGRLLYAETGHPEYRSYDSVDALIVGMDGTATVDSAKNNREAGQA, encoded by the coding sequence ATGGCCGAGCCGATTCACGACAAGATAAAACGATCCCTCCAAGCAGCCGAAGGCTTGTATCACCGTCTGGTGTTGCTGGTGGGTGAGACCGGTTCCGGCAAGACCGGCGTTCTTCGGGATATTGCCGAGGAATTCGGCTCATCTGTCGTCAACGTCAATCTGGCGCTTTCAGGCGAACTGCTTGAGCTGACGGCAAAGCAGCGGTCGCTTCGGTTGCCGGGCATCCTCGATCAGATCGCGGACCAGGCTCAAGCACCGGTGGTGCTGGATAATCTCGAGATCCTCTTCGACAAGGATCTCCAGCAGGACCCCTTGCGCCTGCTGCAGTCCATTTCGAGAAATCGGGCCGTGGTGGCTTCGTGGAACGGAATCATGAATTCCGGGAGGCTTTTGTACGCCGAAACCGGCCATCCCGAGTACCGCAGCTATGACTCGGTCGATGCGCTGATTGTGGGCATGGATGGCACGGCCACTGTCGATTCGGCAAAAAACAATAGAGAGGCAGGACAAGCATGA